Proteins found in one Venturia canescens isolate UGA chromosome 6, ASM1945775v1, whole genome shotgun sequence genomic segment:
- the LOC122412190 gene encoding polycomb protein Sfmbt-like isoform X3: MDMQAPNVYASIPGMPELGMVWMGDMMVHGEPTHELMMDPRQAESPFFAHTTHSFDDMRNHQIAPTTMVRYMPTQFPNECSEPDEAMEAVDGQDMQQEYDPQVEDPDMSEYLTLEDYMGDEEREQVVNNAATQTTQDNRNRKIKPIKHPGLVLKTPIAYQPHTDLNFIPIRKDGIAVCEKCGAIGVKHAFYTKERRFCSRACARSSEHAAPTADSTYSPSYPADQSISPNIQQIPIETKSVLEDKQIKAEETESEESIVMKKEKEKVVTETVMPEDLPVRRKRTAEMAGSYDWTPQLTEPGFCAAPVSCFKHAPISEIWDNITVGMKVEVENTDCDEVCEAFPDSFWVATVLKISGYRALLRYEGFGHNSEKDFWVSLCSNDIHPVGWCATIGKPLIPPNTIANKYKDWKDFLMRRLTGARTLPTNFYNKVNESMKSRFRCGLHLEVVDKNRISQVKVATIQKIVGKRLHVRYYDSAPEDNGFWCHEDSPLIHPVGWAKMVGQTLDAYPEYMERITHSKLCSDDSTEGLFHVPKNHHQQLGYTFREGMKIEAIDPLNLSSICAATVMQVLKEDYIMIRIDSYDEDASGADWFCYNVGSPCIFPIGFCSQHGLPLTPPKGYDPTTFTWESYLAETNAIPAPVQLFNREVPPHGFIEGMRLEAADLMDPRLVCVATITRVIGRLLRVHFDGWEDEYDQWLDCQSPDIYPVGWCDLVDHKLEGPRVLVKNTSPTVKTPRGLKRKTKRKLKKGGKLSCAKNILHRQSERTSTTREREREREPEPAQGTKIERDRDLESLPEQGSREPETAQEPAGPDQTLPSPTSGQGQSLNETQSEIQSPPPPKERTATSYINVTSASGKYIPRLADGLHRNSENGELVPAEWNVFDVAQFLRVNDCATYCDNFSKRKVDGKTLLVLTKDQIIDLTGFKVGPSLKIYDLIQQLKIKVNPAQERLKLGLKKSL; this comes from the exons ATGGATATGCAGGCTCCCAATG TGTACGCGTCCATCCCTGGTATGCCCGAACTAGGGATGGTATGGATGGGCGACATGATGGTTCACGGTGAACCCACCCACGAGCTAATGATGGATCCTCGCCAAGCAGAAAGTCCTTTTTTTGCGCATACAACGCACTCCTTTGATGACATGAGGAACCACCAAATTGCACCCACTACCATGGTCAGATACATGCCCACTCAGTTTCCTAACGAGTGTTCCGAACCAGACGAAGCCATGGAAGCTGTTGATGGCCAGGACATGCAACAA GAATACGACCCTCAGGTAGAAGATCCGGATATGAGCGAATATCTAACATTGGAGGATTATATGGGTGACGAGGAGCGAGAACAAGTCGTGAACAATGCAGCTACCCAAACAACACAGGACaatagaaatagaaaaatcaagCCGATAAAACATCCTGGTTTGGTATTGAAAACACCAATCGCTTATCAGCCTCACACAGATCTAAACTTTATTCCCATACGAAAAGATGGAATAG CTGTATGCGAGAAATGTGGTGCCATCGGAGTGAAACACGCTTTTTACACGAAAGAACGAAGATTTTGCAGCAGAGCATGTGCTCGGTCTTCGGAACATGCCGCACCTACTGCAGATTCCACTTACAGCCCGTCATACCCGGCCGACCAATCCATTTCACCGAATATTCAACAAATTCCGATCGAAACTAAATCAGTTTTGGAAGAT AAACAAATAAAGGCAGAAGAAACCGAGTCCGAAGAGTCAATCGTTATGAAAAAGGAGAAGGAAAAAGTTGTAACGGAAACTGTGATGCCAGAAGATCTACCGGTCAGACGAAAGAGAACGGCGGAAATGGCAGGATCGTACGATTGGACACCTCAACTTACCGAACCGGGATTTTGCGCTGCTCCGGTGTCGTGTTTCAAACAC gcGCCAATATCTGAAATTTGGGACAACATCACGGTCGGGATGAAAGTGGAAGTGGAAAATACCGACTGTGACGAAGTTTGCGAGGCGTTCCCGGATTCTTTTTGGGTCGCAACTGTTTTGAAAATATCCGGCTATCGAGCACTACTGAGGTACGAAGGTTTCGGCCACAATTCAGAAAAAGATTTCTGGGTGTCGTTGTGCTCGAATGACATACATCCGGTTGGCTGGTGCGCGACAATCGGAAAGCCCCTGATACCACCCAATA CAATTGCAAACAAATACAAAGATTGGAAGGATTTCCTGATGCGACGATTGACCGGTGCGAGAACGTTGCCGACTAATTTTTACAACAAGGTAAACGAAAGTATGAAATCACGCTTTCGTTGCGGTCTTCATTTGGAAGTTGTCGACAAAAATCGTATATCTCAGGTGAAAGTAGCAACGATACAAAAGATCGTTGGTAAACGTTTGCACGTAAGATATTACGATTCGGCGCCTGAAGACAATGGTTTTTGGTGTCACGAGGATTCGCCGTTGATACACCCGGTCGGTTGGGCCAAAATGGTTGGACAAACGTTGGACGCCTATCCGGAATATATGGAAAGAATAACGCATTCGAAACTGTGCTCCGACGATTCGACCGAGGGATTATTTCACGTGCCAAAGAATCATCATCAACAATTGGGTTATACATTTCGAGAAGGAATGAAGATCGAGGCGATCGATCCTTTAAATTTATCCTCTATTTGCGCAGCGACGGTTATGCAAGTTCTCAAAGAAGATTATATTATGATAAGGATCGATAGCTACGACGAAGACGCCAGCGGGGCTGATTGGTTTTGCTACAACGTTGGATCACCTTGCATATTTCCCATTGGGTTTTGCTCTCAACATGGATTACCCCTTACACCACCCAAAGGCTATGATCCCACCACTTTTACTTGGGAAAGTTATCTCGCTGAAACCAACGCCATTCCAGCACCGGTTCAGCTATTCAATCGG GAAGTTCCACCACACGGATTTATTGAGGGAATGCGATTGGAAGCCGCTGATTTAATGGATCCGAGATTAGTTTGCGTGGCAACAATAACGAGGGTGATCGGTAGATTATTGCGTGTACATTTTGACGGATGGGAGGATGAGTACGATCAGTGGCTCGATTGTCAAAGCCCCGATATTTATCCTGTCGGCTGGTGTGATCTCGTTGATCATAAATTAGAGGGACCGCGTGTGCTCGTCAAAAACACTAGTCCTACcg ttaaaacACCAAGAGGCCTTAAACGTAAAACTaagcgaaaattgaaaaaaggtgGCAAATTATCTTGCGCGAAGAATATATTGCATCGACAAAGCGAGCGTACGAGTACGACGCgcgaacgagaacgagaacgagaaccGGAGCCGGCTCAGGGTACGAAAATCGAGAGAGATCGGGATCTCGAGAGTTTGCCAGAGCAAGGAAGTAGAGAACCGGAAACGGCGCAGGAACCAGCTGGTCCTGATCAAACATTACCAAGTCCTACCAGCGGACAGGGTCAATCTTTGAACGAAACGCAGAGCGAAATTCAGAGTCCACCTCCGCCCAAAGAAAGAACCGCCACATCGTACATAAAC GTTACATCTGCGAGTGGGAAATACATTCCAAGGTTAGCTGATGGACTGCATAGAAATTCGGAGAACGGTGAGCTCGTTCCAGCGGAATGGAACGTATTCGACGTCGCACAATTTTTACGGGTTAACGATTGTGCGACATACTGCGACAACTTTAGCAAGAGAAAAGTTGACGGTAAAACATTACTTGTATTGACCAAGGACCAAATAATAGATCTGACGGGTTTCAAGGTCGGGCCATCCTTGAAGATATACGACCTCATTCAACAGTTGAAAATCAAAGTGAATCCGGCTCAGGAAAGATTAAAATTAGGACtgaaaaaatcgttataa
- the LOC122412192 gene encoding katanin p60 ATPase-containing subunit A-like 2 codes for MKMEGLSLQAMTNRTKALMRQKVDKRAHEQRRNILYLIAEFLGQQGLFKSLEALTEEGQISENFEICDNIDLEIIFQDYVNFYQSRFNRPPQICKRVESHLLKDTQPKATATPKDNKTKAKTKTFPIEEDLSGLDTSSCQSIDAFSLSILPLTEKRKNNWRSSDNTTKPVFGNEKVLRPLANLYPSGSEWREIAETITQDIVMTNLNVHWDDVHGLEDCKELLKEAVVFPTKYPELFTELFTPWKGILLYGPPGTGKTMLAKSVATECDFTFFNITASSLVSKWRGDSEKYVRVLFELANYHAPSIIFIDEIDWIAAGDGASCSDRSEPARRFRAELLSRLDGLKSVDDSHVILLAATNAPWNLDSALLRRLENHVQVDVPNEAVRREILEIYTAKRLHNTMAFANVIEKTKGYSSADLKRLCKEAWMLQMRPVWSKLENGLTTNVNEWMIKASTIEDCSLLAEATNNILCTANHLKEKYENWKKTLGVPI; via the exons ATGAAAATGGAAGGCTTGTCACTGCAGGCAATGACCAACAGAACGAAAGCCCTGATGCGCCAAAAG GTGGATAAACGTGCCCATGAGCAACGTAGAAATATATTGTACCTCATTGCCGAATTTCTGGGTCAGCAAGG ATTGTTCAAGTCGTTAGAAGCCCTGACCGAGGAAGGCCAGATCTCGGAAAACTTCGAGATCTGTGATAACATCGACcttgaaataatatttcaagaTTACGTAAACTTTTATCAATCGAGGTTCAACAGGCCGCCTCAAATATGTAAACGCGTGGAAAGTCATTTGTTAAAGGATACTCAACCGAAAGCTACCGCTACCCCGAAAGACAACAAAACGAAAGCAAAAACTAAGACTTTTCCCATCGAGGAAGATCTTTCCGGGCTCGACACTTCGTCGTGTCAGAGCATCGACGCGTTTTCTCTGAGTATTTTACCACTTACGGAGAAGCGGAAAAATAATTGGCGGTCTAGCGATAATACGACGAAACCTGTTTTCGGTAATGAAAAAGTTCTACGGCCTCTGGCTAATTTGTATCCAAGCGGTTCGGAATGGAGAGAAATCGCTGAAACCATAACGCAG GACATTGTGATGACGAATTTGAACGTTCATTGGGATGACGTACATGGATTGGAAGATTGCAAAGAATTGCTGAAAGAAGCGGTTGTTTTCCCAACCAAATATCCTGAACTATTCACGGAATTGTTCACACCTTGGAAAGGGATACTCCTTTATGGCCCACCTGGAACCG GTAAAACGATGCTGGCTAAATCCGTGGCAACCGAGTGCGATTTTACGTTTTTCAATATAACGGCAAGTTCCCTCGTGAGTAAATGGCGAGGTGATTCAGAAAAATACGTCCGG GTTTTGTTCGAACTGGCCAATTATCATGCaccatcaattattttcatcgatgaAATCGACTGGATTGCAGCCGGAGATGGAGCTTCCTGTTCCGATAGATCCGAACCAGCGAGACGTTTCAGGGCCGAGCTTCTCTCCAGGCTCGATGGTCTCAAATCCGTTGATGATTCTCATGTTATTTTATTGGCTGCTACGAATGCTCCGTG GAATTTGGATTCTGCGTTGCTGAGACGATTGGAAAATCACGTCCAGGTGGACGTGCCGAACGAAGCCGTGCGTCGAGAAATATTGGAAATATACACGGCTAAAAGACTTCACAACACGATGGCATTTGCAAACGTGATTGAAAAGACTAAAGGATATTCGAGTGCGGATCTCAAACGTCTTTGCAAGGAAGCTTGGATGCTACAGATGCGACCGGTATGGTCCAAACTGGAGAACGGATTGACGACGAATGTCAACGAATGGATGATCAAAGCTAGCACAATCGAAGATTGTTCGCTACTTGCTGAAGCTACCAACAATATTCTGTGCACAGCTAATCAcctcaaagaaaaatatgagaattggaaaaaaactctAGGAGTGCCGATCTAA
- the LOC122412190 gene encoding polycomb protein Sfmbt-like isoform X1, with protein MDMQAPNGMGLSMNSVYASIPGMPELGMVWMGDMMVHGEPTHELMMDPRQAESPFFAHTTHSFDDMRNHQIAPTTMVRYMPTQFPNECSEPDEAMEAVDGQDMQQEYDPQVEDPDMSEYLTLEDYMGDEEREQVVNNAATQTTQDNRNRKIKPIKHPGLVLKTPIAYQPHTDLNFIPIRKDGIAVCEKCGAIGVKHAFYTKERRFCSRACARSSEHAAPTADSTYSPSYPADQSISPNIQQIPIETKSVLEDKQIKAEETESEESIVMKKEKEKVVTETVMPEDLPVRRKRTAEMAGSYDWTPQLTEPGFCAAPVSCFKHAPISEIWDNITVGMKVEVENTDCDEVCEAFPDSFWVATVLKISGYRALLRYEGFGHNSEKDFWVSLCSNDIHPVGWCATIGKPLIPPNTIANKYKDWKDFLMRRLTGARTLPTNFYNKVNESMKSRFRCGLHLEVVDKNRISQVKVATIQKIVGKRLHVRYYDSAPEDNGFWCHEDSPLIHPVGWAKMVGQTLDAYPEYMERITHSKLCSDDSTEGLFHVPKNHHQQLGYTFREGMKIEAIDPLNLSSICAATVMQVLKEDYIMIRIDSYDEDASGADWFCYNVGSPCIFPIGFCSQHGLPLTPPKGYDPTTFTWESYLAETNAIPAPVQLFNREVPPHGFIEGMRLEAADLMDPRLVCVATITRVIGRLLRVHFDGWEDEYDQWLDCQSPDIYPVGWCDLVDHKLEGPRVLVKNTSPTVKTPRGLKRKTKRKLKKGGKLSCAKNILHRQSERTSTTREREREREPEPAQGTKIERDRDLESLPEQGSREPETAQEPAGPDQTLPSPTSGQGQSLNETQSEIQSPPPPKERTATSYINVTSASGKYIPRLADGLHRNSENGELVPAEWNVFDVAQFLRVNDCATYCDNFSKRKVDGKTLLVLTKDQIIDLTGFKVGPSLKIYDLIQQLKIKVNPAQERLKLGLKKSL; from the exons ATGGATATGCAGGCTCCCAATG GAATGGGTCTTTCTATGAATTCAGTGTACGCGTCCATCCCTGGTATGCCCGAACTAGGGATGGTATGGATGGGCGACATGATGGTTCACGGTGAACCCACCCACGAGCTAATGATGGATCCTCGCCAAGCAGAAAGTCCTTTTTTTGCGCATACAACGCACTCCTTTGATGACATGAGGAACCACCAAATTGCACCCACTACCATGGTCAGATACATGCCCACTCAGTTTCCTAACGAGTGTTCCGAACCAGACGAAGCCATGGAAGCTGTTGATGGCCAGGACATGCAACAA GAATACGACCCTCAGGTAGAAGATCCGGATATGAGCGAATATCTAACATTGGAGGATTATATGGGTGACGAGGAGCGAGAACAAGTCGTGAACAATGCAGCTACCCAAACAACACAGGACaatagaaatagaaaaatcaagCCGATAAAACATCCTGGTTTGGTATTGAAAACACCAATCGCTTATCAGCCTCACACAGATCTAAACTTTATTCCCATACGAAAAGATGGAATAG CTGTATGCGAGAAATGTGGTGCCATCGGAGTGAAACACGCTTTTTACACGAAAGAACGAAGATTTTGCAGCAGAGCATGTGCTCGGTCTTCGGAACATGCCGCACCTACTGCAGATTCCACTTACAGCCCGTCATACCCGGCCGACCAATCCATTTCACCGAATATTCAACAAATTCCGATCGAAACTAAATCAGTTTTGGAAGAT AAACAAATAAAGGCAGAAGAAACCGAGTCCGAAGAGTCAATCGTTATGAAAAAGGAGAAGGAAAAAGTTGTAACGGAAACTGTGATGCCAGAAGATCTACCGGTCAGACGAAAGAGAACGGCGGAAATGGCAGGATCGTACGATTGGACACCTCAACTTACCGAACCGGGATTTTGCGCTGCTCCGGTGTCGTGTTTCAAACAC gcGCCAATATCTGAAATTTGGGACAACATCACGGTCGGGATGAAAGTGGAAGTGGAAAATACCGACTGTGACGAAGTTTGCGAGGCGTTCCCGGATTCTTTTTGGGTCGCAACTGTTTTGAAAATATCCGGCTATCGAGCACTACTGAGGTACGAAGGTTTCGGCCACAATTCAGAAAAAGATTTCTGGGTGTCGTTGTGCTCGAATGACATACATCCGGTTGGCTGGTGCGCGACAATCGGAAAGCCCCTGATACCACCCAATA CAATTGCAAACAAATACAAAGATTGGAAGGATTTCCTGATGCGACGATTGACCGGTGCGAGAACGTTGCCGACTAATTTTTACAACAAGGTAAACGAAAGTATGAAATCACGCTTTCGTTGCGGTCTTCATTTGGAAGTTGTCGACAAAAATCGTATATCTCAGGTGAAAGTAGCAACGATACAAAAGATCGTTGGTAAACGTTTGCACGTAAGATATTACGATTCGGCGCCTGAAGACAATGGTTTTTGGTGTCACGAGGATTCGCCGTTGATACACCCGGTCGGTTGGGCCAAAATGGTTGGACAAACGTTGGACGCCTATCCGGAATATATGGAAAGAATAACGCATTCGAAACTGTGCTCCGACGATTCGACCGAGGGATTATTTCACGTGCCAAAGAATCATCATCAACAATTGGGTTATACATTTCGAGAAGGAATGAAGATCGAGGCGATCGATCCTTTAAATTTATCCTCTATTTGCGCAGCGACGGTTATGCAAGTTCTCAAAGAAGATTATATTATGATAAGGATCGATAGCTACGACGAAGACGCCAGCGGGGCTGATTGGTTTTGCTACAACGTTGGATCACCTTGCATATTTCCCATTGGGTTTTGCTCTCAACATGGATTACCCCTTACACCACCCAAAGGCTATGATCCCACCACTTTTACTTGGGAAAGTTATCTCGCTGAAACCAACGCCATTCCAGCACCGGTTCAGCTATTCAATCGG GAAGTTCCACCACACGGATTTATTGAGGGAATGCGATTGGAAGCCGCTGATTTAATGGATCCGAGATTAGTTTGCGTGGCAACAATAACGAGGGTGATCGGTAGATTATTGCGTGTACATTTTGACGGATGGGAGGATGAGTACGATCAGTGGCTCGATTGTCAAAGCCCCGATATTTATCCTGTCGGCTGGTGTGATCTCGTTGATCATAAATTAGAGGGACCGCGTGTGCTCGTCAAAAACACTAGTCCTACcg ttaaaacACCAAGAGGCCTTAAACGTAAAACTaagcgaaaattgaaaaaaggtgGCAAATTATCTTGCGCGAAGAATATATTGCATCGACAAAGCGAGCGTACGAGTACGACGCgcgaacgagaacgagaacgagaaccGGAGCCGGCTCAGGGTACGAAAATCGAGAGAGATCGGGATCTCGAGAGTTTGCCAGAGCAAGGAAGTAGAGAACCGGAAACGGCGCAGGAACCAGCTGGTCCTGATCAAACATTACCAAGTCCTACCAGCGGACAGGGTCAATCTTTGAACGAAACGCAGAGCGAAATTCAGAGTCCACCTCCGCCCAAAGAAAGAACCGCCACATCGTACATAAAC GTTACATCTGCGAGTGGGAAATACATTCCAAGGTTAGCTGATGGACTGCATAGAAATTCGGAGAACGGTGAGCTCGTTCCAGCGGAATGGAACGTATTCGACGTCGCACAATTTTTACGGGTTAACGATTGTGCGACATACTGCGACAACTTTAGCAAGAGAAAAGTTGACGGTAAAACATTACTTGTATTGACCAAGGACCAAATAATAGATCTGACGGGTTTCAAGGTCGGGCCATCCTTGAAGATATACGACCTCATTCAACAGTTGAAAATCAAAGTGAATCCGGCTCAGGAAAGATTAAAATTAGGACtgaaaaaatcgttataa
- the LOC122412190 gene encoding polycomb protein Sfmbt-like isoform X2, with protein sequence MDMQAPNGMGLSMNSVYASIPGMPELGMVWMGDMMVHGEPTHELMMDPRQAESPFFAHTTHSFDDMRNHQIAPTTMVRYMPTQFPNECSEPDEAMEAVDGQDMQQVEDPDMSEYLTLEDYMGDEEREQVVNNAATQTTQDNRNRKIKPIKHPGLVLKTPIAYQPHTDLNFIPIRKDGIAVCEKCGAIGVKHAFYTKERRFCSRACARSSEHAAPTADSTYSPSYPADQSISPNIQQIPIETKSVLEDKQIKAEETESEESIVMKKEKEKVVTETVMPEDLPVRRKRTAEMAGSYDWTPQLTEPGFCAAPVSCFKHAPISEIWDNITVGMKVEVENTDCDEVCEAFPDSFWVATVLKISGYRALLRYEGFGHNSEKDFWVSLCSNDIHPVGWCATIGKPLIPPNTIANKYKDWKDFLMRRLTGARTLPTNFYNKVNESMKSRFRCGLHLEVVDKNRISQVKVATIQKIVGKRLHVRYYDSAPEDNGFWCHEDSPLIHPVGWAKMVGQTLDAYPEYMERITHSKLCSDDSTEGLFHVPKNHHQQLGYTFREGMKIEAIDPLNLSSICAATVMQVLKEDYIMIRIDSYDEDASGADWFCYNVGSPCIFPIGFCSQHGLPLTPPKGYDPTTFTWESYLAETNAIPAPVQLFNREVPPHGFIEGMRLEAADLMDPRLVCVATITRVIGRLLRVHFDGWEDEYDQWLDCQSPDIYPVGWCDLVDHKLEGPRVLVKNTSPTVKTPRGLKRKTKRKLKKGGKLSCAKNILHRQSERTSTTREREREREPEPAQGTKIERDRDLESLPEQGSREPETAQEPAGPDQTLPSPTSGQGQSLNETQSEIQSPPPPKERTATSYINVTSASGKYIPRLADGLHRNSENGELVPAEWNVFDVAQFLRVNDCATYCDNFSKRKVDGKTLLVLTKDQIIDLTGFKVGPSLKIYDLIQQLKIKVNPAQERLKLGLKKSL encoded by the exons ATGGATATGCAGGCTCCCAATG GAATGGGTCTTTCTATGAATTCAGTGTACGCGTCCATCCCTGGTATGCCCGAACTAGGGATGGTATGGATGGGCGACATGATGGTTCACGGTGAACCCACCCACGAGCTAATGATGGATCCTCGCCAAGCAGAAAGTCCTTTTTTTGCGCATACAACGCACTCCTTTGATGACATGAGGAACCACCAAATTGCACCCACTACCATGGTCAGATACATGCCCACTCAGTTTCCTAACGAGTGTTCCGAACCAGACGAAGCCATGGAAGCTGTTGATGGCCAGGACATGCAACAA GTAGAAGATCCGGATATGAGCGAATATCTAACATTGGAGGATTATATGGGTGACGAGGAGCGAGAACAAGTCGTGAACAATGCAGCTACCCAAACAACACAGGACaatagaaatagaaaaatcaagCCGATAAAACATCCTGGTTTGGTATTGAAAACACCAATCGCTTATCAGCCTCACACAGATCTAAACTTTATTCCCATACGAAAAGATGGAATAG CTGTATGCGAGAAATGTGGTGCCATCGGAGTGAAACACGCTTTTTACACGAAAGAACGAAGATTTTGCAGCAGAGCATGTGCTCGGTCTTCGGAACATGCCGCACCTACTGCAGATTCCACTTACAGCCCGTCATACCCGGCCGACCAATCCATTTCACCGAATATTCAACAAATTCCGATCGAAACTAAATCAGTTTTGGAAGAT AAACAAATAAAGGCAGAAGAAACCGAGTCCGAAGAGTCAATCGTTATGAAAAAGGAGAAGGAAAAAGTTGTAACGGAAACTGTGATGCCAGAAGATCTACCGGTCAGACGAAAGAGAACGGCGGAAATGGCAGGATCGTACGATTGGACACCTCAACTTACCGAACCGGGATTTTGCGCTGCTCCGGTGTCGTGTTTCAAACAC gcGCCAATATCTGAAATTTGGGACAACATCACGGTCGGGATGAAAGTGGAAGTGGAAAATACCGACTGTGACGAAGTTTGCGAGGCGTTCCCGGATTCTTTTTGGGTCGCAACTGTTTTGAAAATATCCGGCTATCGAGCACTACTGAGGTACGAAGGTTTCGGCCACAATTCAGAAAAAGATTTCTGGGTGTCGTTGTGCTCGAATGACATACATCCGGTTGGCTGGTGCGCGACAATCGGAAAGCCCCTGATACCACCCAATA CAATTGCAAACAAATACAAAGATTGGAAGGATTTCCTGATGCGACGATTGACCGGTGCGAGAACGTTGCCGACTAATTTTTACAACAAGGTAAACGAAAGTATGAAATCACGCTTTCGTTGCGGTCTTCATTTGGAAGTTGTCGACAAAAATCGTATATCTCAGGTGAAAGTAGCAACGATACAAAAGATCGTTGGTAAACGTTTGCACGTAAGATATTACGATTCGGCGCCTGAAGACAATGGTTTTTGGTGTCACGAGGATTCGCCGTTGATACACCCGGTCGGTTGGGCCAAAATGGTTGGACAAACGTTGGACGCCTATCCGGAATATATGGAAAGAATAACGCATTCGAAACTGTGCTCCGACGATTCGACCGAGGGATTATTTCACGTGCCAAAGAATCATCATCAACAATTGGGTTATACATTTCGAGAAGGAATGAAGATCGAGGCGATCGATCCTTTAAATTTATCCTCTATTTGCGCAGCGACGGTTATGCAAGTTCTCAAAGAAGATTATATTATGATAAGGATCGATAGCTACGACGAAGACGCCAGCGGGGCTGATTGGTTTTGCTACAACGTTGGATCACCTTGCATATTTCCCATTGGGTTTTGCTCTCAACATGGATTACCCCTTACACCACCCAAAGGCTATGATCCCACCACTTTTACTTGGGAAAGTTATCTCGCTGAAACCAACGCCATTCCAGCACCGGTTCAGCTATTCAATCGG GAAGTTCCACCACACGGATTTATTGAGGGAATGCGATTGGAAGCCGCTGATTTAATGGATCCGAGATTAGTTTGCGTGGCAACAATAACGAGGGTGATCGGTAGATTATTGCGTGTACATTTTGACGGATGGGAGGATGAGTACGATCAGTGGCTCGATTGTCAAAGCCCCGATATTTATCCTGTCGGCTGGTGTGATCTCGTTGATCATAAATTAGAGGGACCGCGTGTGCTCGTCAAAAACACTAGTCCTACcg ttaaaacACCAAGAGGCCTTAAACGTAAAACTaagcgaaaattgaaaaaaggtgGCAAATTATCTTGCGCGAAGAATATATTGCATCGACAAAGCGAGCGTACGAGTACGACGCgcgaacgagaacgagaacgagaaccGGAGCCGGCTCAGGGTACGAAAATCGAGAGAGATCGGGATCTCGAGAGTTTGCCAGAGCAAGGAAGTAGAGAACCGGAAACGGCGCAGGAACCAGCTGGTCCTGATCAAACATTACCAAGTCCTACCAGCGGACAGGGTCAATCTTTGAACGAAACGCAGAGCGAAATTCAGAGTCCACCTCCGCCCAAAGAAAGAACCGCCACATCGTACATAAAC GTTACATCTGCGAGTGGGAAATACATTCCAAGGTTAGCTGATGGACTGCATAGAAATTCGGAGAACGGTGAGCTCGTTCCAGCGGAATGGAACGTATTCGACGTCGCACAATTTTTACGGGTTAACGATTGTGCGACATACTGCGACAACTTTAGCAAGAGAAAAGTTGACGGTAAAACATTACTTGTATTGACCAAGGACCAAATAATAGATCTGACGGGTTTCAAGGTCGGGCCATCCTTGAAGATATACGACCTCATTCAACAGTTGAAAATCAAAGTGAATCCGGCTCAGGAAAGATTAAAATTAGGACtgaaaaaatcgttataa
- the Smn gene encoding survival motor neuron protein, which yields MEEENNVLFVRGTAKDTNFTAADDVWDDTALIKAYDKAINLAKDKVAKRIGMEFVCTPENSKPQVQKKSNQTKANQKWTVGSPCRAIYANDGQEYEAIVTNVYEKSKTCRVTFVGYGNTEIVELSTLRESHGLKSQIEQNKNCQVVDESLESSQATHAGLDAPEVNGSLGERMDFENEHQSMPKNVFNSGSTFNSSYGIMPPAPPLPPQLMSKLPDNDADALSSMLMSWYISGFHTGYYHGIKQARHLEEKRKK from the exons ATGGAAGAAGAAAACAATGTACTTTTTGTCAGGGGAACAGCAAAG GATACAAATTTTACTGCGGCGGATGATGTTTGGGATGACACAGCTCTGATAAAAGCATATGACAAAGCAATCAATTTGGCTAAGGACAAAGTTGCCAAGCGAATTGGTATGGAATTTGTATGTACCCCAGAAAACTCTAAACCAcaagtacaaaaaaaatcgaatcagACCAAAGCAAATCAG AAGTGGACGGTGGGTTCGCCTTGTCGAGCAATTTATGCCAATGACGGCCAAGAGTACGAAGCCATTGTAACAAACGTGTATGAGAAATCTAAAACTTGTCGAGTCACATTCGTAG GTTATGGTAACACAGAGATCGTAGAACTGTCTACGCTACGTGAATCTCACGGGTTGAAGAGCCAGATCGAACAGAACAAAAATTGTCAGGTGGTTGATGAAAGTCTAGAAAGTTCGCAAGCGACTCATGCGGGTCTTGATGCACCAGAAGTAAATGGATCTTTAGGGGAACGGATGGATTTTGAGAATGAACATCAGAGCAtgccaaaaaatgttttcaactCTGGCTCAACGTTCAATTCCTCATACGGAATCATGCCACCGGCACCGCCTTTACCTCCGCAGCTAATGTCAAA actTCCTGACAACGATGCAGACGCCCTTTCCAGTATGCTCATGTCCTGGTACATTAGTGGTTTCCATACag GATATTATCACGGCATTAAACAAGCACGACATTTggaagagaaacgaaaaaagtga